TATAAATTAGGTATGTCTCTGCTTAAACGTGCCCTGATCATTGTTTTAACCAAAACTTCATTGCTAACCATGATTTTACAAGATAATTATTACCTGTTTCAGCTTACCCTTCAGGTTCCAGGCTACACACACATCAAAAATGTTTTCTTACTCGTCCCTTTGCCTTTGAATTCGTTATTTCCTTCAGAACCAGAAATGTACGGAAGAAACAAAATATCTCTCGTGGAGCCTGAGTCCACGAGATAGTATTGTCTCGGTGCCCATAGTGACTGTCTCCAGACAGATTCTAGGATAAACTGTCGCTTCCTCTGGTAGATACAATACATattcgagagagagagaaaaggagacaGGGATGCACACGCATCCGATCAGACCCAAGCGGCGCACGCAAAAGCCACAAGAAAGCACACTGTCCAGCCACAGAACTCATGCCGCGTACCGGCCCCCAAACCGACCTCGACCTGCCCGGACAAGGGGACAACGTTCGTGACCCACCTGCGCACCACCAACACCCGCTCGCGTCGCACCCAACATGTACGTGGTGCTTACAAGTAGCAACGCCCAAATCCGCGAAACCAAGCGGCATCCAACAGTCGCGCTCGCACGCAATGTCTGACTCCACGGCCGCTGCGGTGAATAACGCCGacgacggcgccggcgaggaCGAGGTCGTCCACGACTTCGCGCCGCTCCTCCTCGTCTACAAGAGCGGGCGACTCGAGCGGCCCATCGACATGCCGCTCGTCCCGCCCGGCCGCGACGCCGCCACGGGCGTCGTGTCCAGGGACGTGACCCTCTCCCCCTCCTCATTCGTGCGCCTCTACCTCCCGCCCGCCGCCAGCGCGGGCAGGAGGCTCCCCGTGGTCGTCTACTTCCACGGCGGCGGCTTCGTGGTCGGGTCGGCCGCGTCGGGCGCGTACCACCGCTGCCTCAacgacctcgccgccgcctgccccgccgtcgccgtctccGTCGACTACCGCCTCGCGCCGGAGCACCCGCTCCCCGCCGCGTACGAGGACTCCCTCGCGGCCCTGAAGTGGGCGCTCTCCGCCGCGGACCCCTGGCTCGCCGCGCACGGCGACCCCGCCCGTGTGTTCCTGGCCGGGGACAGCGCGGGCGGCAATATCTGCCACCACCTCGCCATGCACACGGACATGCGGGACGTTGGCCTGAAGGGCATCGTGCTCATCCACCCGTGGTTCTGGGGCAAGGAGCCCATAGACGGGGAGCCCCGGAGCCCAGCGGAGCAGAAGGGCCTGTGGGAGTTCGTGTGCCCAGGCGCGGTTGACGGCGTGGACGACCCCCGGATGAACCCGACGGCGGCGGGCGCGCCGGGGCTGGAGAACCTGGCGTGCGGGAAGGTGATGGTGTGCGTGGCCGAGGGGGACGCTCTGCGGTGGCGCGGGATGGCGTACGCGGAGGCAGCGGCGCGGGCGAGGGGGCCCGACGATAGCTTGGAGCTGTTCGAGTCGGAGGGGGTGGCCCACGTGTTCTACCTGTTGGAGCCCGCACTGGAGAAGGCCAAGGAGCTGCTCCGCAGGATCGCGGCGTTCGTCAGTTCGGAGTGAGCGAGTGCgtgagtgaggaagaagaagtggacGTCGCGCGAATCACAAGTTTGTTTGCTCTGTTCAGTATCCCTTGAAGCTGTGCACGTTGTTGCAGAAGGGAGGTTATATAAGCAAATACTCATATAGACATTTTATTGGGGATTTTAAATCTCGCCTCAGTGTTCTAGAGACTCAATATCTGAATTTTGATGGTACAGATTCTGCCAAGATTTGTCCTTTAGGGATGGTAGGCATATTTacactatttaaaaaaataactaaagGTTCTTGTTCTGCTCGTTGGACGTTTCGTTTCTGAAAATCCCATTCTCATGCTTCGCCTTTGGCTCACACGCCCACTTGTTCCAACGCGTTGTGCGTTATGCACATCGACCACCTCTCGCCCGCACATGGGCCGGCCTCACAATGGCTCGCATGCCCGCCTGGTCCAGCGCATTGCGTGTCATGCACGTTGGCCGTCTCTCGTAGCTTCTGGATGAGACTGCACATGGTCACATGGGAGGGCCTAAGTAGTATTTTGTCAGTGTCTTGTGTGGTTCCTTATCGTACAGTGGCTggtaatttatctttttttttttggctaaaaaaCGATTTAGCTACTCCACAAAAGTTATAGACATATGACCCATACTCTCTTTACATGTGTTCCGCTTCCGGTATTTCTAGCGCCTGCGTTTCGCTCTGCTCCCCCGCGTGTGCCCACTTCCCGCGCCTGCGCTCCTGCGCACTGTCGTGTGCTCTTGCATGGACCCGCCTGCCACGCATGCTATGGCACCTGCTCCCGCATGGACCCGCCTATCGCGCGCGCTCCTGCCCGCACTCCCACGAGTCGCCGCGCTTGCTCCCGCACGGACCTACTTCCGTGCACGTTCGTGCGAAGCATGTGTACGTAATTAGTGAGTTAAAAAAAGTATGGGTTGAAGTCCTTTTAACACCGAATTTTTGTTTGCACCTCTCAGTAACAGTTAATTTATATTGGAATTACATGCCTTCATACAGGAGTTACAGTCATATTATTGGTGTAATTTTCAAGTAACATTAATTCATGTGAGATTCCCCTTCAGTATCACTATATTTTTtgttattagtatcatcatatAAAAATCCAAGCCCTAGATCTTAGATTTTATGATGAGAAATTTTAGGTGAGATACACTCCTAAAATGCTTGAGTGATAGACGAGgtataaataattaataatctTATATTTAATAGAAATACGATATATCCTTAGAACAGGTATCTACCATACATGTATTTTTAGCCTGACACTATAGGTTTCACAACCACTATGAGGTAGATAAGGTATGTGACGAAATTTTGGCAGTTCATCGTGTTCTACACGGAAATTGCCTTTGGATTATGAAGGAATGTTTCAGGTATTTAGAAGTAATACAGTTGGGGATGTTACACTCAGAAACTTTGAGTACGTTACATTTCATCAACCTGACTATATAATGAGGAGTACATCCAAAAAGAGGGGATTTCGAGCGAGATAGTCATGTTCCAAGCAAGAAGCCGGACAAACTATACATAGCAAGCCTAATTGGATAGGAGCATTAACAACCCATTAAAATTCACAACAAAGTCATACCACGACGAGATTCATCTGACAAGTGTCTCAGGACTTAGAGCACGAGAGAATTCATCGAGTTCCTTAGGATCAGATTCAGACACATCTGTATTATAATTCTCTTTTCCTAAGATTAGTTAAGGAGAAACATAACATGCGGCTATTATTCTAAGAAAtatctgaacctgtataaaatcttACATCCTCTTCTCTGATATGCACAGTTGACAACTAAATATCCTcactttatataaatatttgtataaTCAACTTTACCAATTGTCTACAGTGACATATAGACACATTTGCATAACCATATTTGATTTACGGGCAATGCTAGTCGTCTGAAAACAACATTAGCTCATAAACAATATTTTCAGCCACACATCTGCAACGGCGGACGAGATTTCTTCTTGTTTCACTCACACACAGCTCACTGTTCTTGCTCTCTAGAGAAATAACATCACTCGCTCCCCGTGCACAGCACACCCTCCTCCCATCTTCAGTGGCTCGTCCTGTGCCTCGAGAAAATAAGGGAACTATTTGCTACCAATAGAGATTAAGAGACTTTTGCTCAGCCCCACATGCTAACCCAGTTTCCCCAAGCTGTCGtcgtgcctcctccaccttggCATCGCCTAACTGGCAGTCCTCCGCCCACATAACCGCCAACGTCCTCGCTGCCTCGccgccctgccctgccctgcgtCCTCCTCTTTCGTGCTGGCCGTCTTGCCTCCCACCAAGCTCCCTCTCAGCCCGGCAACAATGGAAGCCAACCCCTTCCGATCGCAAAGCTCGCCGACAGCGTGAAAATGGTGTTGACTGAAATCAATAGCGATTTCAGTCGACTGAAATCTGGGATCTAGGAAGCGCGTTGATTTTAGTTACGACTGTGTCCTTGTGAACGGATCAGAATCGATCGACTGACAAGCTTCCAACAGGTGGCCACCTCTGTCCAGTTAAATTACCGTCACCGCTTTGGGTGGGTCAAGACAGAACAGATGTTGCATTTCCCAAAAGATGTCAGGGCAGAACCGCTATGTGGAGTTGCATTTCCGAACAGATGTAGCATGTTGAACGATCATCAACAACCTCTCCAGTAGTTCGTCATAAGCAGATGGACCGTTCGGGCGGTTGGCGTACACACGCAGAACAACGCATCCCACCCCGCGCAGCCCAACAACACCCACTCACGTAAGCGCACAGCTATACATGGAACCCATTTGTACAATTTGTTTACAACCGAGACAAGACAAAATTGCTTATGGCTTAAATTACTTGGTGATAGCTCGAATGAAAAGGGTTAAAAACTACCCGTTGTAATGTTATAAACAAAATTGCTTATGGCTTAAATTACTTGGTGATAGCTCGAATGAAAAGGGTTCAAAACTACCCGTTGTAAtgttataaaaaatcaagttgaaatgtgactTATTTTacatatgatgagtgattgataaggatATTGATTTGGTTTATCAAATTTTGGATTGTTtcagcttggtttgagcattttgattatgaactaactgGAGTTAGAGTTAGAGAAATGTGTTTACCTGTTTTATATtatgcaggtgacggatgcaacttaaTAATTGATGGTGGGTGATTAGGGCTAAATGAGtacttggtgccagacgatcaagtaGACAAGCAAAGCACGAAACAGATgatgaagacagcgtgttgataaagtcaagcaaaaatgatatcggtgcaagtgacaaggtggtccgagggatcaggatcgggagagacttgtcggtgattatgatcgcaagacggagtacacgtgtcgatatcagagCACTTATTTAAGatgtaagcaagtgacgagtcacgctttgagaagcgtgcagaggaTTTCACGGTTgtgcctcaaaaccgtgggagtaCTGGAAGAGTATGTGGCACTATCGCGCAgtttgcgtcgaggtgaagctaagtcgtgaaggtggtGTGGCCGTTTgatggacggagcaagaaataaactaaaatatcCTCAATATTAGGTAAGAGTCTACTACAAAaataggggtattttggtaattaGAGGTTAAATCTTCTAAATCTATAAATAAAAGAGTAGAGCTATGAGATAGTTTGAACTTACCACTTGAGTTCCTTGTGCCATATTGAGAGGCTAATGCTagaattttagaggagagaaagatgagtacttagcctatgtaatatgtgagagttttggaGAGAGAAATCCTTataatctgtttaaaatagagttaatctctttgagtaatgaagttatgtttttgcatatgtttgaattttcctacttctagtctctctttattggttcctttgcaagtttttctttttcagttgtgattttttttgttggttttcgtTTTTACCTTTGCGCTgcgatttttcaaccttagaaagttgttcttcttgttgctagaggcataaacatttatatattc
This genomic window from Phragmites australis chromosome 7, lpPhrAust1.1, whole genome shotgun sequence contains:
- the LOC133924320 gene encoding probable carboxylesterase 13 — translated: MPRTGPQTDLDLPGQGDNVRDPPAHHQHPLASHPTCTWCLQVATPKSAKPSGIQQSRSHAMSDSTAAAVNNADDGAGEDEVVHDFAPLLLVYKSGRLERPIDMPLVPPGRDAATGVVSRDVTLSPSSFVRLYLPPAASAGRRLPVVVYFHGGGFVVGSAASGAYHRCLNDLAAACPAVAVSVDYRLAPEHPLPAAYEDSLAALKWALSAADPWLAAHGDPARVFLAGDSAGGNICHHLAMHTDMRDVGLKGIVLIHPWFWGKEPIDGEPRSPAEQKGLWEFVCPGAVDGVDDPRMNPTAAGAPGLENLACGKVMVCVAEGDALRWRGMAYAEAAARARGPDDSLELFESEGVAHVFYLLEPALEKAKELLRRIAAFVSSE